A DNA window from Thermoanaerobaculales bacterium contains the following coding sequences:
- a CDS encoding glycerol-3-phosphate dehydrogenase/oxidase has protein sequence MFHPQWRETALTALDETFDLVVVGAGITGSGIALDAAQRGLATLLVERGDVGAGTSSRSSKLIHGGLRYLKQMQFRVTRLACRERDRMLGLSPHLVHPIRFLYPAYHGDRTPGWQIDVGLWMYDRLTGRPDRHAQLEDRELQALAPGLALSELDRALIYSDAMADDARLTLAVAATAHHYGAQLLTRCEVTGAERPAGGAVAGVTLHDLTDGRSHRVRARVVINATGAWTDALRDRLGLAGTRVRPSRGSHLIIPSSRLPIEVAVTLLAPDDGRPVFLIPHPEGVLVGTTDHYHKGELDDPRPTAAEVDYLLRAAMAAFPDRRLGRADIRGAFAGLRPILDTHADDPSEATREEEIWEEEGALTVAGGKLTTWRSTAEEAVDEALKLLPEERARRAAPCATAGTPLAGLAPPDLGERLTAVFEIEPDVARGMARRLGAIAWTAAATATRRAELRRLTPDTDLCPAEVRAHLRWGAVIHLEDLLLRRVRVGMWDPEQAVALLRPLRPILRTELGWEWRRWKNEEAGFLRALEGWTLAGIRAPSHPGERI, from the coding sequence GTGTTCCACCCGCAGTGGCGCGAGACGGCGCTCACCGCCCTCGACGAGACCTTCGACCTGGTGGTGGTTGGCGCCGGCATCACCGGCAGCGGCATCGCCCTCGATGCGGCCCAGCGGGGTCTGGCCACACTGCTGGTCGAGCGCGGCGACGTTGGCGCCGGGACCTCGTCGCGCTCGTCCAAGCTGATCCACGGCGGGCTGCGCTACCTCAAGCAGATGCAGTTCCGGGTCACCCGGCTGGCGTGCCGCGAGCGCGACCGCATGCTCGGCCTCAGCCCCCACCTGGTGCACCCGATCCGCTTCCTCTACCCCGCCTATCACGGCGACCGCACTCCCGGCTGGCAGATCGACGTCGGGCTCTGGATGTACGACCGGCTGACCGGACGGCCCGACCGCCATGCCCAGCTCGAGGACCGGGAGCTGCAGGCGCTGGCGCCCGGGCTCGCCCTCAGCGAGCTCGACCGCGCCCTGATCTACAGCGACGCGATGGCCGACGACGCCCGGCTCACCCTCGCGGTGGCCGCCACCGCCCACCACTACGGCGCCCAGCTGCTGACGCGCTGCGAGGTCACCGGCGCCGAGCGCCCCGCCGGCGGCGCGGTGGCCGGGGTGACGCTGCACGACCTCACCGACGGGCGCTCGCACCGGGTGCGGGCGCGGGTCGTGATCAACGCCACGGGCGCCTGGACCGACGCCCTGCGCGACCGCCTCGGTCTGGCCGGCACCCGGGTGCGGCCGTCGCGCGGCAGCCACCTGATCATCCCCAGCTCCCGGCTCCCGATCGAGGTCGCCGTCACCCTGCTCGCCCCCGACGACGGGCGGCCGGTGTTCCTGATCCCCCACCCCGAGGGGGTGCTGGTCGGCACCACCGACCACTACCACAAGGGCGAGCTCGACGACCCGCGGCCGACTGCGGCCGAGGTCGACTACCTGCTGCGCGCAGCGATGGCCGCCTTCCCCGACCGGCGCCTCGGCCGCGCCGACATCCGCGGCGCCTTCGCCGGGCTGCGCCCGATCCTCGACACCCACGCCGACGACCCGTCCGAGGCGACGCGCGAGGAAGAGATCTGGGAGGAGGAGGGCGCGCTGACGGTGGCCGGCGGCAAGCTCACCACGTGGCGCAGCACCGCCGAGGAGGCGGTGGACGAGGCCCTCAAGCTGCTGCCCGAGGAGCGGGCCCGCCGCGCCGCGCCGTGCGCCACCGCCGGCACGCCGCTCGCGGGGCTCGCACCGCCGGACCTGGGAGAGCGCCTGACCGCGGTGTTCGAGATCGAGCCCGACGTGGCGCGGGGCATGGCCCGCCGTCTCGGCGCCATCGCCTGGACCGCAGCCGCCACCGCCACCCGGCGCGCCGAGCTGCGCCGGTTGACGCCCGACACCGACCTCTGCCCGGCCGAGGTCCGCGCCCACCTCCGGTGGGGCGCCGTGATCCACCTCGAGGACCTGCTCCTGCGCCGGGTGCGGGTCGGGATGTGGGACCCCGAGCAGGCGGTCGCCCTGCTGCGGCCGCTGCGGCCGATCCTGCGCACCGAGCTTGGCTGGGAGTGGCGGCGCTGGAAGAACGAGGAGGCGGGCTTCCTGCGCGCCCTCGAGGGGTGGACGCTGGCCGGCATTCGCGCCCCCTCCCACCCAGGGGAGAGGATCTAG
- a CDS encoding FAD-binding oxidoreductase, translating into MQSRVRRIGGWGFEGERYPPSAPLLEWLERRVGPSGPPLAAGPAQPPELPPRPLPQLASEVSVDPLDRLAHCRGQGLVDVIRLRSGLIPALPDGVCRPADAGAVTAILDECRRAGVRVIPWGGGTSVTGGVNVVPDPAPVLVLDLERMAGLERLDPVSGLATFGPGTTGPAVERALAEHGLTLGHFPQSWELSTVGGWIATRSAGQESLGYGRIEDMVAGLELAAPAGRLRLPARPASAAGPDLRQLVLGSEGRLGVITSATLRVRARPKLTVVEAALMPGLDAGLAAVRELVVSGVPLTLLRLSDALETQMAMAIGLAASTAGALVRRYLALRGLGDDACLLLYGSSGERSSVRDILLCGRSAAREHRGVTLGARPGRHWLRDRFRHPYLRESLLDLGWATDTLETAAPWSEIAATREQVGAAIAGALAGEGGRVAVMCHVSHPYRDGASLYFTFFFRCAADPEATIGRWAAIKRAASQALVDAGATLSHHHGIGQWHAPWFEAEAGRLGRLVLATVAAELDPDGTLNPHVLLDPGDRLEV; encoded by the coding sequence ATGCAATCCAGGGTGCGGCGCATCGGCGGCTGGGGCTTCGAGGGCGAGCGCTACCCGCCGTCGGCGCCTCTCCTCGAGTGGCTCGAGCGCCGGGTCGGGCCGTCCGGGCCCCCGCTCGCGGCCGGTCCGGCGCAGCCGCCGGAGCTCCCGCCACGGCCGCTCCCGCAGCTGGCGTCCGAGGTCAGCGTCGACCCTCTCGACCGCCTCGCCCACTGCCGGGGCCAGGGCCTCGTGGACGTGATCCGCCTGCGCAGCGGCCTCATCCCGGCGCTGCCGGACGGGGTCTGCCGGCCGGCTGACGCCGGCGCGGTCACCGCCATCCTCGACGAGTGCCGGCGCGCCGGGGTGCGGGTGATCCCGTGGGGCGGCGGCACCTCGGTCACCGGCGGCGTCAACGTGGTCCCCGATCCAGCGCCGGTGCTGGTCCTGGACCTCGAGCGGATGGCCGGGCTCGAGCGGCTCGACCCGGTCTCCGGGCTCGCCACCTTCGGCCCCGGCACCACCGGGCCCGCCGTGGAGCGCGCCCTCGCCGAGCACGGGCTGACCCTCGGCCACTTCCCCCAGTCGTGGGAGCTGTCGACCGTCGGCGGCTGGATCGCCACCCGCTCCGCCGGCCAGGAGTCGCTGGGCTACGGCCGCATCGAGGACATGGTCGCCGGCCTCGAGCTGGCGGCCCCGGCCGGCCGGCTGCGGCTTCCGGCGCGCCCGGCGTCGGCGGCCGGCCCTGACCTGCGCCAGCTCGTGCTCGGCAGCGAGGGCCGCCTCGGTGTGATCACGTCGGCGACGCTGCGCGTCCGCGCGCGGCCCAAGCTGACCGTTGTCGAGGCCGCGCTGATGCCCGGGCTCGACGCCGGACTCGCCGCGGTCAGGGAGCTGGTGGTGAGCGGAGTGCCGCTGACGCTGCTCCGGCTGTCCGACGCGCTCGAAACCCAGATGGCGATGGCGATCGGCCTCGCCGCCTCGACCGCCGGCGCCCTGGTCCGGCGCTATCTCGCCCTGCGCGGCCTCGGGGACGATGCCTGCCTGCTGCTCTACGGGAGCTCCGGCGAGCGGTCGAGCGTCCGCGACATCCTGCTGTGCGGCCGGTCGGCCGCGCGGGAGCACCGCGGAGTGACGCTCGGCGCGAGGCCGGGGCGCCACTGGCTGCGCGACCGCTTCCGCCACCCCTACCTGCGCGAGTCGCTGCTCGACCTCGGCTGGGCGACCGACACCCTGGAGACCGCGGCGCCCTGGTCCGAGATCGCGGCGACGCGCGAGCAGGTGGGGGCCGCCATCGCCGGCGCGCTGGCCGGAGAAGGTGGGCGGGTGGCGGTGATGTGCCACGTCTCCCACCCGTACCGCGACGGGGCCTCCCTGTACTTCACCTTCTTCTTCCGCTGCGCCGCCGACCCCGAGGCGACCATCGGCCGCTGGGCCGCCATCAAGCGCGCCGCCAGCCAGGCCCTGGTCGATGCCGGCGCCACCCTCAGCCACCACCACGGCATCGGCCAGTGGCACGCGCCGTGGTTCGAGGCCGAGGCCGGCCGGCTCGGACGGCTTGTCCTCGCCACCGTCGCCGCCGAGCTGGACCCCGACGGCACCCTCAACCCGCACGTCCTGCTCGACCCGGGGGACCGGCTGGAGGTGTGA